One Paenarthrobacter aurescens TC1 DNA window includes the following coding sequences:
- a CDS encoding putative lipoprotein, whose amino-acid sequence MHRKILRRTALAIALASASVTALSACAPAVDVTAAADAANPACAPMMVALPDQIGDAALRKTNSQATAAWGDPSQVILRCGVNVPGPTTDRCVSVNNIDWVIKEGDPVYTLTTFGREPATEILIDPVKLEAANISSATVLTELAAAVGKIKATGKCVGQEDLQNLPSAQ is encoded by the coding sequence ATGCACCGAAAGATCCTTCGCCGGACTGCTCTGGCCATCGCCTTGGCTTCGGCATCCGTCACCGCTTTGTCGGCTTGTGCGCCGGCCGTGGACGTCACGGCCGCCGCCGACGCCGCAAATCCTGCCTGCGCACCAATGATGGTGGCCCTGCCGGACCAAATCGGTGACGCCGCCCTCCGCAAAACCAACAGCCAGGCGACAGCTGCGTGGGGAGACCCTTCACAGGTCATTCTCCGGTGCGGCGTGAACGTTCCCGGCCCCACTACCGACCGTTGCGTGAGCGTCAATAACATTGACTGGGTGATCAAGGAAGGCGATCCCGTCTACACCTTGACCACGTTCGGCCGCGAACCGGCCACGGAGATCTTGATTGATCCGGTCAAACTGGAGGCGGCAAACATCAGTTCCGCAACCGTGCTGACCGAGCTGGCAGCGGCGGTTGGCAAGATCAAGGCAACTGGAAAGTGTGTGGGCCAAGAGGACCTTCAGAACTTGCCGTCCGCGCAGTAG
- a CDS encoding Glycerol-3-phosphate dehydrogenase (identified by match to protein family HMM PF01210; match to protein family HMM PF02558; match to protein family HMM PF03807; match to protein family HMM PF07479) — protein sequence MIAVESPVKTPDIVAVLGAGSWGTTFAKVLADAADATGSERSIRIWGRRTEVVEQINSSHRNEQYLKDIDLPSSITASTDVAEVLRDATLVVLAVPAQSLRPQLGEWKPLLAPDAVVVSLMKGLELGTDARMSEVIAQELGLPASRVAVVSGPNLAMEIAREQPTASVVACSDADTAAAIALCCTAPYFRPYTSTDVVGVEIGGIVKNVIALAVGICEGRQMGDNTKASVITRGLAETSRLALALGGEAHTMAGLAGLGDLVATCSSALSRNHTAGRLLGEGLSLEQVAEQMTQTAEGIKSGPAVHELAGKLNVEMPITAAVVAVLEGRMSVDDLGPRLLARALKSEGDY from the coding sequence ATGATCGCAGTGGAAAGCCCCGTCAAAACACCGGACATCGTGGCTGTCTTGGGTGCCGGGTCGTGGGGAACCACGTTTGCCAAGGTCCTGGCTGACGCAGCTGACGCTACGGGATCTGAGCGCAGTATCCGGATCTGGGGACGTCGCACGGAAGTTGTGGAGCAGATCAACTCTTCACACCGCAACGAGCAGTACCTCAAAGACATTGACCTTCCGTCATCCATCACAGCGTCCACGGATGTGGCGGAGGTGCTTCGGGATGCCACCTTGGTGGTCCTCGCCGTGCCCGCCCAGTCCCTGCGGCCGCAGCTGGGGGAATGGAAGCCGTTGCTGGCGCCGGACGCCGTGGTTGTCTCCTTGATGAAGGGCCTGGAATTGGGCACGGACGCCCGGATGAGCGAAGTCATTGCCCAGGAGCTGGGTCTTCCCGCATCGCGCGTTGCTGTGGTTTCAGGCCCTAACCTGGCGATGGAGATTGCCAGGGAACAACCAACGGCGTCAGTTGTTGCTTGCAGCGACGCCGACACCGCTGCTGCCATAGCGCTTTGCTGCACGGCACCCTACTTCCGGCCGTACACCAGCACCGACGTCGTAGGTGTGGAAATCGGCGGGATCGTGAAGAACGTGATTGCACTTGCCGTGGGCATTTGCGAAGGCCGGCAGATGGGCGACAACACTAAAGCTTCCGTCATCACGCGCGGTCTCGCCGAGACGTCCCGGCTGGCGCTGGCTCTTGGCGGAGAAGCACACACCATGGCCGGTCTTGCCGGACTCGGCGATCTTGTTGCCACATGCTCTTCAGCACTCTCACGCAACCACACGGCCGGCAGATTGCTCGGCGAAGGTCTCAGCCTTGAGCAGGTTGCCGAACAGATGACACAGACAGCGGAGGGCATCAAGTCAGGCCCTGCTGTGCACGAGCTTGCTGGCAAGTTGAATGTTGAAATGCCCATAACGGCTGCCGTCGTGGCGGTGCTTGAAGGCAGAATGTCCGTTGATGACCTGGGGCCGCGACTGTTGGCCCGGGCACTGAAGTCCGAAGGCGACTACTGA
- the ddlA gene encoding D-alanine--D-alanine ligase (identified by match to protein family HMM PF01820; match to protein family HMM PF02222; match to protein family HMM PF07478; match to protein family HMM TIGR01205) yields the protein MVTDHSTPVTGRPRVAILFGGRSSEHAVSCVTAAGVMGAIDKNKYEVIPIGIAKSGQWVLASGDTSEWSLSSAALPEVAPSGRTVTLAEVGGEHQLIVTEPNAVPQELGSVDVVFPLLHGPWGEDGTIQGLLELSDTRYVGAGVLASAVGMDKHFMKVVFESAGLSVGPYVAVTDREWSTDAEAVRKRVDKLGFPVFVKPARAGSSMGISKVDSMEGLDAAIDEARRHDLKLVIEAGIVGREIECAVLQGRGTDAPRTSMPGEIAVAVGEHQFYDFAAKYVEDGAAALSCPADMPDEAIARVRELAAVAFDAVGAEGLSRVDFFYTPAGELIINEINTMPGFTPKSMYPQMWAASGLAYGDLIDELIHLALTRKTGLR from the coding sequence ATGGTGACTGACCACTCCACCCCCGTGACGGGCCGCCCCCGTGTAGCGATTCTCTTTGGGGGGCGCTCCAGCGAGCATGCCGTCAGCTGCGTTACCGCCGCTGGTGTCATGGGCGCGATCGACAAGAACAAGTACGAGGTCATACCGATTGGCATCGCCAAATCGGGGCAGTGGGTTCTCGCTTCGGGCGACACAAGTGAGTGGTCCTTGAGCTCCGCAGCGCTTCCCGAGGTGGCGCCGTCGGGCAGGACCGTAACCTTGGCCGAAGTGGGTGGTGAGCATCAGCTCATCGTGACCGAGCCCAATGCCGTTCCCCAGGAACTGGGTTCGGTGGATGTTGTCTTCCCCTTGCTGCATGGGCCATGGGGCGAAGACGGGACCATCCAGGGCCTCCTGGAGCTTTCAGACACGCGCTATGTCGGCGCCGGTGTGCTGGCCTCGGCTGTGGGAATGGACAAGCACTTCATGAAGGTGGTGTTTGAGTCCGCCGGACTGAGCGTGGGCCCGTACGTGGCTGTCACAGACCGCGAATGGAGCACCGACGCGGAGGCCGTTCGTAAGCGGGTGGACAAGCTCGGGTTCCCCGTGTTCGTCAAGCCTGCCCGCGCGGGTTCGTCCATGGGTATCTCCAAAGTTGACTCGATGGAAGGACTGGACGCTGCCATCGATGAAGCGCGCCGCCACGACCTGAAGCTGGTCATTGAAGCCGGCATCGTGGGCCGCGAAATCGAGTGCGCTGTCCTACAGGGCCGTGGCACGGATGCGCCACGTACCTCCATGCCGGGTGAGATTGCGGTGGCAGTTGGGGAACATCAGTTCTACGACTTTGCGGCCAAGTATGTTGAGGACGGGGCCGCAGCTCTAAGCTGCCCGGCAGATATGCCGGATGAGGCGATCGCACGCGTGCGGGAACTCGCCGCCGTCGCTTTCGACGCCGTGGGAGCAGAAGGCCTCAGTCGTGTGGACTTCTTCTATACCCCGGCCGGAGAGCTGATCATCAATGAGATCAACACCATGCCTGGCTTCACGCCGAAAAGCATGTACCCGCAGATGTGGGCGGCATCCGGTCTGGCCTACGGGGACTTGATAGATGAACTGATCCATCTGGCTCTGACCCGCAAGACCGGGCTGCGCTGA
- a CDS encoding 1-acylglycerol-3-phosphate O-acyltransferase, putayive (identified by match to protein family HMM PF01553), giving the protein MKESAKSRATFMLLAGLARPLMNILMAKKWEGVENLPPGGFIAVPNHCTEIDPIVIGHMVYNQKRPPHFLAKTGLFKVPVLGALLHATRQIPVERSTAGANRSLQVAKEVVDAGGAIIIYPEGTLTRDPDLWPMKGHTGAARLALQTGAPVVPMAHWGAQDVFPRYAKRFHVFPRKTVRVLIGKPVDLSAFSDRPMDRATLTEATEVIMDAITELLETLRGKDAPAERWDPAVHKQSKHGRFTQGGSPDAREGEDSK; this is encoded by the coding sequence TTGAAGGAATCGGCCAAGAGCCGTGCAACGTTCATGCTGCTGGCGGGTCTCGCGCGCCCGTTGATGAACATCCTGATGGCCAAGAAGTGGGAAGGTGTGGAGAACCTTCCACCTGGCGGCTTCATAGCAGTACCAAACCACTGCACCGAGATCGACCCCATCGTCATTGGACACATGGTGTACAACCAGAAGCGGCCACCGCACTTCCTCGCGAAGACAGGCCTCTTCAAGGTCCCCGTGCTGGGTGCCCTGCTGCACGCCACCAGGCAGATTCCGGTTGAACGCTCGACGGCGGGAGCGAACCGCTCGCTCCAAGTCGCCAAAGAGGTGGTGGATGCCGGCGGTGCCATCATCATTTATCCGGAGGGCACCTTGACCCGGGATCCTGATCTGTGGCCGATGAAGGGGCACACCGGGGCCGCCAGGCTTGCCCTGCAGACCGGAGCCCCCGTGGTGCCCATGGCCCACTGGGGTGCGCAAGATGTTTTCCCGCGTTATGCCAAGCGGTTCCATGTGTTCCCGCGGAAAACGGTTCGCGTGCTCATCGGGAAGCCCGTGGATCTCAGTGCGTTCAGTGACCGGCCGATGGACCGCGCCACACTGACCGAGGCCACTGAAGTCATCATGGACGCCATCACGGAACTCCTTGAGACTCTTCGCGGCAAAGATGCTCCGGCTGAACGCTGGGATCCGGCTGTCCACAAACAGTCCAAGCACGGCCGCTTCACTCAGGGTGGCTCTCCTGATGCCCGTGAAGGGGAGGACAGCAAATGA